From the Candidatus Bathyarchaeia archaeon genome, the window ACATGCGCATCGTCCAGAAGCGTCCTCGATACATGGTGGCGTGCACGCCACGCGTAAACGGCGACTCGCCTGGAAAACCCAAGTCCTTAGAATAGTCCATGCCTTTGATGTCTTCAGGTGTACACAACCGTTTGATTGGAATTCCTGAAACCGTTTCGAAGTCTTTTCGACGTTCAGGGTGGCGCTTTATCCAGTTTGGAACTGTGGTCTTTTCCCATTTCAGTCGTCGCTTTCTTGTCTCGGCGAGCTTTTTCTGATCGAACAATTGGTTGAGCCCCCCAAATAGAGTAGGTTACATATCAACAAACAACCTATAAAGCTATTTTAGAGGTCAAATGACGCCTTTTTTCTTTCTGCGCAGTTTTTGAGCAATTGAGCGATGGGCAGAAGTACTGTTCAAAATTGCCAAGATAATGGAAAGCAAAGCTCAGTTCTGGGTTATGGACATGTTCTGCGCCACACCCGGATAGAGACGCTGCCAAACAATATCTCGGAAAGAATAAGGGAGAGTTTTCAGAAGACGGTGCTTGTAAGGGCTTTTATCCTGTCTCGTGCGTTTAGAATAATTTTTGTTGTCTCTTTGCCTTTTTCAGTAAGCAGGTACTCTCTTCTTCTTTGATTCCAAATGGCTTTTATTAATCCGTTCCTTTCGAGAGAATATACAAGAGAGTAAACCGTGCCCGAACTGAGAAGCATATTGAACTTTTTGTGAACCAGGTCAATGACATCGTATCCGCTAAGAGGCTTGTTCCTTACCTCCATGAGTACGACCACGTCTAAGAAACTTCTCACAATCCTCTCGTGAATATCTTTAATCACTTCGCCTTCCGTAATCTCGCCCAAGACAGCTTTTTGCAACGTGAGACTCTCCACCAAAGCCAGTTGGAAGCGTGATTTACACTCAAACGTCTAATAAGATTTTCGTTTCCAAAGGTTATTCAGAGTCGGAATGACTTTTTTTCAAAAATTTGCCTTTTGATGATGCAAACCTTCAGAAAACCTTCAAAAGAACGTGCTTCTTGACGTGCGATACGACCCACTAGCATCACTCCTTTGTTACCGTGACCATCAATACATTTTTCATCCAAGGAATCTTTGGCGGAGACTTTGAGAGTTCCTCGAATATCTCCCTCTCAATCTCCCTGTCGGATTTTGTCTCACTTTCTTCAACAAGACGAATAGTAATGACTGCTCT encodes:
- a CDS encoding PadR family transcriptional regulator yields the protein MQKAVLGEITEGEVIKDIHERIVRSFLDVVVLMEVRNKPLSGYDVIDLVHKKFNMLLSSGTVYSLVYSLERNGLIKAIWNQRRREYLLTEKGKETTKIILNARDRIKALTSTVF